Proteins encoded in a region of the Paramagnetospirillum magneticum AMB-1 genome:
- a CDS encoding 4'-phosphopantetheinyl transferase family protein → MTWLYTGIAQAAEARSRVLVRHLARRLDRPEAEIVLARDSFGKPMLADPDSGYWFNCASCDGLLLIAGSRQGPVGADVETLERCIPVWEDASQGFAPAERALLAALPAARRPLAFARLWTAKEAVLKARGTGIVDGLAEPDLSFLRDLADSPPWISTKVNVGGDRFAVSWYTLPMDEALAIAARAEAAPNLEMT, encoded by the coding sequence ATGACCTGGCTTTACACCGGCATCGCCCAGGCGGCGGAGGCGCGGTCACGGGTGCTTGTCCGCCATCTGGCCCGCCGGTTGGACCGCCCCGAGGCCGAAATCGTCCTGGCCCGCGATTCCTTCGGCAAGCCCATGCTGGCCGATCCGGATTCGGGCTACTGGTTCAACTGCGCGTCCTGCGACGGATTGCTGCTGATCGCCGGCTCGCGCCAGGGGCCAGTGGGGGCTGACGTGGAGACGCTGGAGCGCTGCATCCCCGTATGGGAGGACGCCTCGCAAGGCTTCGCCCCGGCCGAGCGGGCGCTGCTGGCCGCCCTGCCCGCCGCCCGGCGGCCCCTGGCCTTCGCCCGGCTGTGGACCGCCAAGGAGGCGGTGCTGAAGGCCAGGGGCACCGGCATCGTCGACGGCCTGGCCGAACCGGACCTGTCGTTCCTGCGGGATCTGGCCGATTCGCCCCCCTGGATCAGCACAAAAGTCAACGTGGGGGGTGACCGCTTTGCCGTGAGTTGGTATACCCTCCCCATGGACGAGGCCTTGGCCATCGCCGCGCGCGCCGAAGCCGCGCCCAACCTGGAAATGACGTGA
- a CDS encoding SEL1-like repeat protein yields the protein MAREPEIVTRYRSLALENDPVAQFKLGDLYRLGYQVKRDLDEAVVWLVRSARQGNADAMALLKKMAADGVDVRRRVDDLPGKWQAAPRPDYGAPPAEAPRPPAAEPEPAPPPPQPVEAELKPKVIPLPEIEVETDPLRIGETIDDPVALRAAVDKGDLAAMVALGNAYREGKGVAVDPAEAVRLYTLAAKAGDARGQYSLGVMYDLGLGVAQSNAHALKWFREAAKQGDPQAQFNLGNMIQQGRGVESSAEVAAKWFKQAAEQGDAGAIFALGALYEAGTGVERDEIQAVELYRQAADQGLALALHNLANMLRQGRGTDADPFEAAMLCRRAAEQGLPEAQYNYAAMLALGLGVEKNEDAAIRWFRRAAKSGDPRGEAQAEALEKRRRAEAPS from the coding sequence ATGGCGCGTGAACCAGAGATCGTCACCCGTTATCGTTCCCTGGCCCTGGAAAACGATCCGGTCGCCCAGTTCAAGCTCGGCGATCTCTATCGCCTGGGCTATCAGGTCAAGCGCGACCTGGACGAGGCGGTGGTCTGGCTGGTGCGCTCGGCGCGCCAGGGCAACGCCGACGCCATGGCCTTGCTGAAGAAGATGGCGGCCGACGGAGTGGATGTGCGCCGCCGGGTCGACGACCTGCCCGGCAAGTGGCAGGCCGCTCCGCGTCCCGATTACGGCGCTCCGCCGGCCGAGGCCCCCAGGCCGCCGGCCGCCGAGCCCGAACCGGCTCCCCCGCCTCCCCAGCCGGTAGAGGCCGAGCTCAAGCCCAAGGTCATTCCCCTGCCCGAGATTGAGGTGGAGACCGACCCCCTGCGCATCGGCGAGACCATCGACGATCCGGTCGCCTTGCGCGCCGCCGTGGACAAGGGCGATCTGGCCGCCATGGTGGCGCTGGGCAATGCCTACCGCGAGGGCAAGGGCGTAGCCGTCGACCCGGCCGAGGCGGTGCGGCTTTACACACTGGCGGCCAAGGCCGGCGATGCCCGCGGCCAGTATTCGCTGGGCGTGATGTACGACCTGGGCCTGGGCGTGGCGCAAAGCAACGCCCATGCGCTGAAATGGTTCCGTGAGGCCGCCAAGCAGGGCGACCCGCAAGCCCAGTTCAATCTGGGCAACATGATCCAGCAGGGGCGCGGCGTCGAATCCAGCGCGGAAGTGGCGGCCAAATGGTTCAAGCAGGCGGCCGAGCAGGGCGATGCCGGGGCCATCTTCGCCCTGGGAGCCCTCTACGAGGCGGGAACCGGGGTCGAGCGGGACGAGATTCAGGCGGTGGAGCTGTACCGTCAGGCCGCCGACCAGGGCCTGGCCCTGGCGCTTCACAACCTGGCCAACATGCTGCGCCAGGGGCGCGGCACCGATGCCGATCCCTTCGAGGCGGCCATGCTGTGCCGCCGCGCCGCCGAGCAGGGGCTGCCCGAAGCCCAGTACAATTACGCCGCCATGCTGGCCCTGGGCCTGGGGGTGGAAAAGAATGAGGACGCGGCCATCCGCTGGTTCCGCCGCGCCGCCAAATCGGGCGACCCGCGTGGCGAGGCGCAGGCCGAGGCGCTGGAGAAACGGCGCCGGGCGGAGGCCCCGTCATGA
- the hpnA gene encoding hopanoid-associated sugar epimerase: MAGPVLVTGATGFVGAAIVRALLARGEAVRVLARPASDRRNVANLHVEVAEGRLEDAASLRKAMAGCRVLIHTAADYRIWVPDPAAMMKANVEGTRTLMEAALAEKVERVVYTSSVATLGHVEGGVADEDTPSDISDKVGPYKQSKFLAEEVVRRMVAEQGLPAVICSPSTPIGPGDVKPTPTGRMIVEAASGRMPAYVDTGLNIVHVDDVAAGHLLALDKGRIGERYILGGENLTLADILNRIAKITGGRPPLMKLPRWPLYPLALGAETWARFFGGEPFVTVDGLKMSRWHMFFSSAKAERELGYRHRPADEALDAAVEWFKSIGEVP, encoded by the coding sequence ATGGCTGGACCTGTTCTCGTCACCGGGGCGACCGGATTTGTCGGTGCCGCCATCGTCCGTGCCCTGCTGGCGCGGGGCGAGGCCGTGCGCGTGCTGGCGCGCCCCGCTTCGGACCGGCGCAATGTCGCCAATCTGCATGTGGAGGTGGCCGAGGGCCGCCTGGAAGACGCCGCCTCGCTGCGCAAGGCCATGGCCGGCTGCCGGGTGCTGATCCACACCGCCGCAGACTATCGCATCTGGGTGCCCGATCCGGCCGCCATGATGAAGGCCAACGTCGAGGGCACGCGGACGCTGATGGAGGCCGCCCTGGCCGAGAAGGTGGAGCGCGTGGTCTACACCTCGTCGGTGGCGACGCTGGGCCATGTGGAAGGCGGCGTGGCCGACGAGGACACCCCCAGCGACATTTCCGACAAGGTAGGCCCCTACAAGCAGTCCAAGTTCCTGGCCGAGGAAGTGGTGCGCCGCATGGTGGCCGAACAGGGCCTGCCGGCGGTGATCTGCAGCCCCTCGACCCCCATCGGCCCCGGCGACGTCAAGCCCACTCCCACCGGGCGCATGATCGTCGAGGCCGCCTCGGGCCGCATGCCGGCCTATGTGGATACCGGCCTCAACATCGTCCACGTGGACGATGTGGCCGCGGGCCATCTGCTGGCCCTGGACAAGGGCCGCATCGGCGAGCGCTACATCCTGGGCGGCGAGAATCTGACCCTGGCCGACATCCTGAACCGCATCGCCAAGATCACCGGCGGGCGTCCGCCGCTGATGAAGCTGCCGCGCTGGCCGCTCTATCCGCTGGCCCTGGGCGCCGAGACCTGGGCCCGCTTCTTCGGCGGCGAGCCCTTCGTCACCGTGGACGGGCTCAAGATGTCGCGCTGGCACATGTTCTTCTCCTCGGCCAAGGCCGAGCGGGAATTGGGGTACCGCCACCGTCCCGCCGACGAGGCGCTGGACGCGGCGGTGGAGTGGTTCAAGAGCATCGGGGAGGTTCCATGA
- a CDS encoding glycosyltransferase yields the protein MSLASLAGLAGAGAWAWLLTMRGSFWRIEDAPQAVVPEAWPQVVAVIPARDEADVIGATIESLLAQNYPGQFSVVLVDDHSTDGTAEAARRAAEEMGLASRVIVVEAPELPRGWTGKMWAQSHGVAVARAKFPEAELLLLSDADIRHGPGELRRTVSRMLAEGLDMASLMVRLSTQSLWEKAVVPAFVFFFRMLYPFAWVKDSRSTTAAAAGGYVLIRPVMLEKIGGIKAIKDALIDDCTLAAAVKAHHGRLTLDLAEETISTRRYEGPEGLWRMIARSAYTQLRHSPLLLIGTVLAMLLVFVAPPLLAMRNGGGASTGALAWAAMTIAYYPMVRYYRLWPFWALALPLVSLFYLGATLHSAWMYYGGKGGEWKGRVQDTHGQGKAS from the coding sequence ATGAGTCTGGCATCGCTTGCCGGTCTGGCCGGGGCAGGGGCCTGGGCCTGGCTGTTGACCATGCGCGGATCGTTCTGGCGGATCGAGGATGCGCCCCAGGCCGTGGTGCCCGAGGCCTGGCCCCAGGTGGTGGCGGTCATTCCCGCCCGCGATGAGGCCGACGTCATCGGCGCCACCATCGAGTCCCTCCTGGCCCAGAACTATCCCGGCCAGTTTTCCGTGGTGCTGGTGGACGACCATTCCACGGACGGCACCGCCGAGGCGGCCCGCCGGGCGGCCGAGGAGATGGGGCTGGCCTCCCGGGTGATTGTGGTCGAGGCGCCGGAGCTGCCGCGCGGCTGGACCGGCAAGATGTGGGCGCAAAGCCATGGCGTGGCGGTGGCCCGCGCCAAGTTCCCCGAGGCGGAGCTGCTGCTGCTGTCCGACGCCGATATCCGCCATGGACCGGGCGAATTGCGCCGCACCGTGTCGCGCATGCTGGCCGAGGGGCTGGACATGGCCTCGCTGATGGTGCGCCTGTCCACCCAAAGCCTGTGGGAAAAGGCCGTCGTTCCCGCCTTCGTGTTCTTCTTCCGCATGCTCTATCCCTTCGCCTGGGTGAAGGATTCGCGTTCCACCACGGCCGCCGCCGCCGGCGGCTATGTGCTGATCCGCCCCGTCATGCTGGAGAAGATCGGCGGCATCAAGGCCATCAAGGACGCGCTGATCGACGATTGCACCCTGGCCGCCGCGGTCAAGGCCCATCACGGCCGCCTGACCCTCGACCTGGCCGAGGAAACCATCAGCACGAGGCGCTACGAGGGGCCGGAAGGCCTGTGGCGGATGATCGCCCGCTCGGCCTATACCCAGCTGCGCCACTCCCCCCTGCTGCTGATCGGCACGGTGCTGGCCATGCTGCTGGTGTTCGTGGCGCCGCCCCTGCTGGCCATGCGTAACGGCGGCGGCGCGTCGACCGGCGCCCTGGCCTGGGCGGCCATGACCATCGCCTATTACCCCATGGTGCGCTATTACCGCCTGTGGCCGTTCTGGGCCCTGGCCCTGCCTCTGGTGTCGCTGTTCTACCTGGGTGCCACGCTGCATTCCGCCTGGATGTATTACGGCGGTAAGGGCGGCGAATGGAAAGGGCGGGTGCAGGATACCCACGGCCAGGGGAAAGCGTCTTGA
- the hpnD gene encoding presqualene diphosphate synthase HpnD: MTPSVLAIDPAQYDMVAEIVRASGSSFYWGMRLLDRPRRYAMYAIYAFCRVVDDIADEPGDPEVKRAQLAEWRVELDRLYAGAPTHAVAKALHGPVLQYNLPKEDFLAVIAGCESDAQPEVTRLSMAELELYCDRVACAVGRLSIRVFGPLRPKSIETANATGMALQLTNILRDVAVDAKIGRLYLPDELLSKHGIASRDPMEVLAHPNLVAVCRELGETARGYFLASDAGQAECSRADMRPATLMKEMYREIFTRVEAEGFVPRDPPVKVSKAFKLWCILRHGLL; encoded by the coding sequence ATGACCCCCTCCGTCCTGGCCATCGACCCGGCCCAGTACGACATGGTGGCGGAGATCGTGCGCGCCTCGGGGTCGTCGTTCTATTGGGGCATGCGCCTGCTGGACCGGCCGCGCCGCTATGCCATGTACGCCATCTACGCCTTCTGCCGGGTGGTGGACGACATCGCCGACGAGCCGGGTGATCCCGAGGTTAAACGGGCGCAACTAGCCGAATGGCGAGTCGAACTGGACCGGCTTTATGCGGGAGCTCCCACCCATGCCGTCGCCAAGGCGCTGCATGGGCCTGTCCTACAATACAACCTGCCCAAGGAAGACTTTCTGGCGGTGATCGCCGGCTGCGAGAGCGATGCCCAGCCCGAGGTGACGCGCCTTTCCATGGCCGAGTTGGAGCTTTACTGCGATCGTGTCGCCTGTGCCGTGGGCCGTCTGTCGATTCGCGTGTTCGGGCCCCTACGGCCCAAATCCATCGAGACGGCCAACGCAACGGGCATGGCGTTGCAGTTGACCAACATCCTGCGCGACGTCGCGGTGGATGCCAAGATCGGGCGGCTTTATCTGCCCGACGAACTTCTGTCCAAGCACGGCATCGCCAGCCGCGATCCCATGGAGGTTCTGGCCCATCCCAATCTGGTGGCGGTGTGCCGCGAACTGGGCGAGACGGCGCGGGGCTATTTCCTGGCCTCGGATGCTGGGCAGGCAGAGTGCAGCAGGGCAGACATGCGCCCGGCCACCTTGATGAAGGAGATGTACCGCGAGATCTTCACGCGGGTCGAAGCCGAAGGTTTCGTGCCGCGTGATCCGCCGGTCAAGGTTTCGAAAGCGTTCAAGCTGTGGTGTATTCTGCGCCACGGTCTTCTTTAG
- a CDS encoding nucleoside phosphorylase: MTIAVIVGMNSEAALLPPGIPVGAAGGVTRRVTELAERLLAEGAEGLLSFGIAGGLDPALTSGNLVVGLSVQWEGETFAADAAWASRLLTAIPGARQGTIAAVSRIAATPEAKQALYQGGAAVVDMESGAMAKVCAAAGKPFAVLRAVADPAARGLPRSVFVGLAPDGSARPWAVMGALLRRPWELPGLIRVGLDSQAALAALRDAVKVVGPTLGM; encoded by the coding sequence ATGACAATCGCCGTCATCGTCGGCATGAACAGTGAGGCTGCCCTGCTGCCCCCCGGCATTCCGGTCGGCGCGGCGGGCGGCGTGACCCGGCGGGTAACGGAACTGGCCGAGCGGCTGCTGGCCGAGGGCGCCGAGGGGCTGCTGTCCTTCGGCATCGCCGGCGGCCTTGACCCGGCGCTGACATCCGGGAATCTGGTGGTGGGACTCAGTGTGCAGTGGGAGGGCGAGACCTTTGCCGCCGACGCGGCCTGGGCTTCGCGTCTGCTGACCGCCATCCCCGGTGCGCGGCAAGGCACCATCGCGGCGGTCTCGCGCATCGCGGCGACGCCGGAGGCCAAGCAGGCTCTGTATCAGGGCGGTGCTGCCGTGGTGGACATGGAAAGCGGCGCCATGGCCAAGGTTTGCGCGGCGGCGGGCAAGCCCTTCGCCGTGCTGCGCGCCGTGGCGGACCCGGCGGCGCGGGGATTGCCCCGGTCGGTGTTCGTGGGGCTGGCGCCCGACGGCTCGGCGCGGCCCTGGGCGGTCATGGGGGCGCTGCTGCGCCGCCCATGGGAATTGCCAGGGCTGATCCGGGTCGGCCTGGACAGCCAGGCGGCTCTAGCTGCCTTGCGAGACGCGGTGAAGGTTGTTGGCCCGACCCTCGGAATGTAG
- the hpnH gene encoding adenosyl-hopene transferase HpnH, with amino-acid sequence MAVPLHQSIKIGSYIVKQHLMGNKRYPLVLMMEPLFRCNLTCNGCGKIDYPDAILNSRISVADALASIDECPAPVVVMAGGEPLLHREIDQIVEGALARGKIVFVCTNALLLEKKLDSFKPHKNFTWTVHLDGDREDHDRAVSREGTFDQAVSAIKAAKAAGFQVNINCTLFNNADAERMAKFFDYTKSIGVGGITLSPGYAYERAPDTEHFLNRRATKELFRKLFRLGKGKKWEFTQSSLFMDFLAGNQTYQCTPWGNPTRNVFGWQRPCYLLGEGYAKTYKELMDETDWDSYGTGKYEKCADCMVHSGYEATAVMDTISNPLKAAMVALRGPRTEGPFAPDLPLDNQRPAINNYDELMAKNLEMLHSEGRANNLHRVSQGS; translated from the coding sequence GTGGCCGTTCCTCTCCACCAGTCCATCAAGATCGGTTCCTATATCGTCAAGCAGCACCTCATGGGGAACAAGCGTTACCCGCTGGTGCTGATGATGGAGCCCCTGTTCCGCTGCAACCTGACCTGCAACGGCTGCGGCAAGATCGACTATCCCGACGCCATCCTGAATTCCCGCATTTCCGTGGCCGATGCCCTGGCCTCCATCGACGAGTGCCCGGCCCCCGTGGTGGTGATGGCCGGCGGCGAGCCCCTGCTGCACCGCGAGATCGACCAGATCGTCGAGGGTGCCCTGGCCAGGGGCAAGATCGTCTTCGTCTGCACCAATGCCCTGCTGCTGGAAAAGAAGCTCGACAGCTTCAAGCCGCACAAGAATTTCACCTGGACCGTCCATCTGGACGGCGACCGCGAGGACCACGACCGCGCCGTGTCGCGCGAAGGCACCTTCGATCAGGCCGTCTCGGCCATCAAGGCGGCCAAGGCCGCCGGCTTCCAGGTCAACATCAACTGCACCCTGTTCAACAACGCCGATGCCGAGCGCATGGCGAAGTTCTTCGACTACACCAAGTCCATCGGTGTCGGCGGCATCACCCTGTCGCCCGGCTACGCCTACGAGCGCGCCCCCGATACCGAGCACTTCCTCAACCGCCGCGCCACCAAGGAGCTGTTCCGCAAGCTGTTCCGTCTGGGCAAGGGCAAGAAGTGGGAATTCACCCAGTCGTCCCTGTTCATGGACTTCCTGGCCGGCAACCAGACTTATCAGTGCACGCCGTGGGGAAATCCGACCCGCAACGTGTTCGGCTGGCAGCGCCCCTGCTACCTGCTGGGCGAGGGCTATGCCAAGACCTACAAGGAGCTGATGGACGAGACCGACTGGGACTCCTACGGCACCGGCAAGTACGAGAAGTGCGCCGATTGCATGGTCCATTCGGGCTATGAGGCCACCGCCGTGATGGACACCATCAGCAACCCGCTGAAGGCCGCCATGGTGGCCCTGCGTGGCCCCCGCACCGAAGGCCCCTTCGCTCCCGACCTGCCGTTGGACAACCAGCGCCCGGCCATCAACAATTACGACGAGCTGATGGCCAAGAACCTGGAAATGCTACATTCCGAGGGTCGGGCCAACAACCTTCACCGCGTCTCGCAAGGCAGCTAG
- the phoB gene encoding phosphate regulon transcriptional regulator PhoB, whose protein sequence is MTARETANPSKPLVLVVEDEAALATMLRYNLEKEGYRVAEAADGEEALTVLAERKPDLVLLDWMLPSLSGIEICRQIRRKPATRELPIIMLTARGEEGDKIRGLNTGADDYLTKPFSLPELMARVRALLRRAQPVSQKGQISWGDVSMDLASHRVVRAGKAIHLGPTEFRLLQFFLQHPGTVFSREELLDAVWGPDIYVEPRTVDVHIRRLRKALNCDTEADIIRTVRAAGYALDNEDAA, encoded by the coding sequence ATGACCGCCCGCGAGACCGCCAATCCTTCCAAGCCTCTTGTCCTGGTCGTCGAGGATGAAGCGGCGCTGGCCACCATGCTGCGCTACAACCTGGAAAAGGAAGGCTACCGCGTCGCCGAGGCCGCCGACGGCGAGGAGGCGCTGACCGTGCTGGCCGAGCGCAAGCCCGATCTGGTGCTGCTGGACTGGATGCTGCCCTCGCTGTCGGGCATCGAGATCTGCCGCCAGATCCGCCGCAAGCCCGCCACCCGCGAACTGCCCATCATCATGCTGACCGCCCGGGGCGAGGAAGGCGACAAGATCCGAGGCCTGAACACCGGCGCCGACGACTACCTGACCAAGCCGTTCTCGCTGCCCGAACTGATGGCCCGCGTCCGCGCCCTGCTGCGCCGCGCCCAGCCGGTCAGCCAGAAGGGACAGATCAGCTGGGGCGACGTCTCCATGGATCTGGCCTCCCACCGGGTGGTGCGGGCCGGCAAGGCCATCCATCTCGGCCCCACCGAGTTCCGCCTGCTGCAATTCTTCCTGCAGCATCCGGGAACGGTGTTCTCGCGCGAGGAACTGCTCGACGCCGTGTGGGGTCCCGACATCTATGTGGAGCCGCGCACGGTGGATGTGCACATCCGCCGCCTGCGCAAGGCGCTGAACTGCGACACCGAGGCCGACATCATCCGCACCGTGCGGGCCGCCGGCTATGCGCTGGACAACGAGGACGCGGCTTAG
- the phoU gene encoding phosphate signaling complex protein PhoU — translation MSEHTVKSYDDELAHLSGMIARMGGLAEAQLGSALQSLARRDDDLAHKVVDSDHRIDELDAEVDSFAVRLLALRQPMAGDLRHIVAALNISGEIERVGDYAANLAKRALVLNQLPATAKTIGVVRLGELVQALLKDILDAYVDRDLDKAIRVWERDEEVDSLYNTVFRDLIAQMNEDSGTITASTHLLFIAKNMERIGDHATNIAETLHFQILGTQPKGNRPKGVTLGAQE, via the coding sequence TTGAGCGAGCACACAGTCAAATCCTACGACGACGAACTGGCCCACCTGTCGGGCATGATCGCCCGCATGGGCGGGCTGGCCGAGGCCCAGTTGGGATCGGCGCTGCAATCCCTGGCCCGGCGCGACGACGATCTGGCCCACAAAGTGGTGGACAGCGATCACCGCATCGACGAACTGGACGCCGAGGTGGACAGCTTCGCCGTGCGCCTGCTGGCGCTGCGCCAGCCCATGGCCGGCGACCTGCGCCACATCGTCGCGGCGCTGAACATCTCGGGCGAGATCGAGCGGGTCGGCGACTATGCCGCCAATCTGGCCAAGCGCGCCCTGGTGCTCAACCAGCTTCCCGCCACCGCCAAGACCATCGGTGTGGTCCGCCTGGGCGAGTTGGTGCAGGCCTTGCTGAAGGACATCCTCGACGCCTATGTGGACAGGGACCTGGACAAGGCCATCCGCGTCTGGGAGCGCGACGAGGAGGTAGATTCCCTTTATAATACCGTCTTCCGTGACCTGATCGCCCAGATGAACGAGGATTCCGGCACCATCACCGCATCGACCCATCTGCTGTTCATCGCCAAGAACATGGAACGCATCGGCGATCACGCCACCAACATCGCCGAGACCCTGCACTTCCAGATTCTCGGCACCCAGCCCAAGGGCAACCGGCCCAAGGGCGTGACCCTCGGAGCCCAGGAATAA
- the pstB gene encoding phosphate ABC transporter ATP-binding protein PstB: protein MNQFIPRGTSKISARGLNVHYGEKQALHDIDLDIPAGEVTALIGPSGCGKSTFLRCINRMNDMVDGAKVTGSLTLDGSDVYDRSLDVVQLRARVGMVFQKPNPFPKSIYDNVAYGPRIHGLARDQAELDEIVMNSLEKAGLLAEVESRLSESGTGLSGGQQQRLCIARAIAVAPEVILMDEPCSALDPIATAKVEELIDELRDNYTIVIVTHSMQQAARVSQRTAFFHLGKLIEVGGTEEIFTNPKEPLTQGYITGRFG from the coding sequence ATGAACCAGTTCATTCCCCGTGGGACCTCCAAGATCTCGGCGCGCGGCCTCAACGTCCATTACGGCGAGAAGCAAGCGCTCCACGACATCGACCTGGACATCCCGGCCGGCGAGGTCACCGCCCTGATCGGGCCGTCGGGCTGCGGCAAGTCCACCTTCCTGCGCTGCATCAACCGCATGAACGACATGGTGGACGGCGCCAAGGTCACCGGCTCGCTGACCCTGGACGGCAGCGACGTCTATGACCGCTCGCTGGACGTGGTCCAGCTGCGCGCCCGGGTCGGCATGGTCTTCCAGAAGCCCAACCCCTTCCCCAAGTCCATCTACGACAACGTGGCCTATGGACCGCGCATCCACGGCCTGGCCCGCGATCAGGCCGAGCTGGACGAGATCGTCATGAACAGCCTGGAAAAGGCCGGTCTGCTGGCCGAGGTGGAAAGCCGCCTGTCGGAATCGGGCACCGGCCTGTCGGGCGGGCAGCAACAGCGACTGTGCATCGCCCGCGCCATCGCCGTGGCGCCGGAAGTGATCCTGATGGACGAGCCGTGCTCGGCACTGGACCCCATCGCCACCGCCAAGGTGGAGGAGTTGATCGACGAGCTGCGCGACAACTACACCATCGTGATCGTCACCCATTCCATGCAGCAGGCGGCCCGCGTTTCCCAGCGCACCGCCTTCTTCCACCTGGGCAAGCTGATCGAAGTGGGCGGCACCGAGGAGATTTTCACCAATCCCAAGGAGCCGCTGACCCAGGGCTACATCACGGGCAGGTTCGGCTGA
- the pstA gene encoding phosphate ABC transporter permease PstA has translation MAEITVAARTAETVAARLGRRYAAERRFRILGLASILISAGFLVLLLGTVVAKGWTGFLQTQIAVEVSFDAEVIDPDGTRAPDVLDAADYPALVRNGLAARLVPDGDRSARRDLSALVSTMGAEQMRRMVAADPKVIGTRTTLWLTASDKLDMVYKGQAPREVGAAGNVLNDRQLGWLAQLEQAGQIRKAFNLQFFTGGDSRAPEQAGIWGAVVGSFFSLAVTLLISFPLGVATAVYLEEFAAKNRWTDLIEVNINNLAAVPSVVFGLLGLAVFLNVFHLPRSSPVAGGLVLALICLPTIIIAGRAALKAVPPSIRQAAAGLGASPLQIVAHHVLPLAMPGMLTGTILGMARALGETAPLLMIGMVAFIVDIPKSPLDPSAVLPVQIYLWAGSSERAFVEKTSAAIMVLLLFLVAMNMAAIWLRNKFERRW, from the coding sequence ATGGCAGAGATCACCGTGGCGGCCCGCACCGCCGAAACCGTGGCGGCCCGCCTGGGCCGGCGCTATGCCGCCGAGCGGCGCTTCCGCATCCTCGGCCTTGCCTCGATCCTGATTTCGGCGGGATTCCTGGTGCTGCTGCTGGGCACCGTGGTCGCCAAGGGCTGGACCGGTTTCCTCCAGACCCAGATCGCGGTGGAGGTCAGCTTCGACGCCGAGGTGATCGATCCCGACGGCACCCGTGCCCCCGACGTGCTGGACGCGGCCGACTATCCCGCCCTGGTGCGCAACGGCCTGGCGGCGCGGCTGGTTCCCGACGGCGACCGCAGCGCCCGGCGCGATCTCTCCGCCCTGGTCAGCACCATGGGCGCCGAGCAGATGCGGCGCATGGTCGCCGCCGACCCCAAGGTGATCGGCACCCGCACCACCTTGTGGCTGACCGCCTCGGACAAGCTGGACATGGTCTACAAGGGCCAGGCCCCGCGTGAGGTCGGCGCCGCCGGCAACGTGCTCAATGACCGCCAATTGGGCTGGCTGGCCCAGTTGGAGCAGGCCGGGCAGATCCGCAAGGCCTTCAACCTCCAGTTCTTCACCGGCGGCGATTCACGGGCGCCGGAGCAGGCGGGTATTTGGGGCGCCGTGGTCGGCTCGTTCTTCTCGCTGGCGGTGACCTTGCTGATCAGCTTCCCCCTGGGGGTGGCCACCGCCGTCTATCTGGAGGAGTTCGCCGCCAAGAACCGCTGGACCGACCTGATCGAGGTCAACATCAACAATCTGGCCGCCGTGCCGTCGGTGGTGTTCGGTCTGCTGGGTCTGGCGGTGTTCCTCAACGTCTTCCACCTGCCGCGCTCGTCGCCGGTGGCGGGCGGGCTGGTGCTGGCGCTGATCTGCCTGCCCACCATCATCATCGCCGGCCGCGCCGCCCTGAAGGCGGTGCCGCCCTCGATCCGCCAGGCCGCCGCCGGGCTGGGCGCCTCGCCGCTGCAGATCGTCGCCCATCACGTCCTGCCGCTGGCCATGCCGGGCATGCTGACCGGCACCATCCTCGGCATGGCGCGTGCCCTGGGCGAGACGGCGCCGCTGCTGATGATCGGCATGGTGGCCTTCATCGTCGACATCCCCAAGAGCCCGCTGGACCCCTCGGCCGTGCTGCCGGTGCAGATCTATCTGTGGGCCGGCAGCTCGGAGCGGGCCTTCGTCGAGAAGACCTCGGCGGCCATCATGGTGCTGCTGCTGTTCCTGGTGGCCATGAACATGGCGGCCATCTGGCTCCGCAACAAATTCGAACGCCGGTGGTAG